The bacterium DNA segment ACAACAACGGTAGATCGTAGTATCAGATGGAAGAATGGCAATTACAGGTTTATAAAAAATCGCTTAAGAAAAAGGAGAAGATCGACCTTCTCTTGCGTTCACTCAACGATCTGAAAGGCAAAACCTGTTTGGAAGTTGGTTGCGCGCGCGGAACGGTTTCGCATTTTTTGCGTTCCGCAGGCGGTGCCTGGCTTCACGCCGATACCGACAAGAGCAATGTTCAAGCTGCAATCTCGCTGGTCAAAGACGGAGTGCTGCAAATTCCACCCAATGTTCTTCCCTTCCCTGATTCCTCTTTTGATGTGATCGTCTCGCTGGATTATCTGGAACACGTGCACGACGATGATGCTGCAATGAGTGAGCTATGGCGCGTTTTGAAACCAGCGGGCCGTTTGCTTATTTCAACTCCGACGACCGGTCCTACTTTTCTGTTAAATAAAGTGAAACCAAAGATCGGTCTGACTCTGGATAAGTATGGACATGTCCGGGAGGGTTATGATCTTGGCGATCTACGGGCGCGACTGAAACAGCAGGGATACGACATTCTATCGTCGACAACCTATTCCCGATTTTTTACCGAATTCATTGAAATGGGGATCAATTTTGCATTTGTGAAACTGCTGGGAAAAGGCATGGAAGGAGAAGCAGGAAAAAGGGACGGAAATATCACCATCGGATCGAAGGAAAGTTTTCAAAAACATCAGGGTTCCATGAAACTTTATTCTCTCGCCTATCCCATTTTATTCGCATTTACGAGGCTGGATAAGCTCCTGCCATGGCAGGGTTACGCTCTGTTTATTGAGGCTCGAAAACCGGCGCAATAGTGCTAGAATAGGACGCTTTGGAGCGCTGCGGGCAGGATGCCCGCGGCTCGTAATGCAGCCTGGAAGCTTGCGCTCCGTAGGAGGATTTGTGAAGACCCGGATCTTAATCATGGGAGCAGCCGGACGTGATTTTCATAATTTTAATGTGCTGTTCCGGAAGGACCCAACTGTAGAAGTCGTTGCCTTTACCGCGACGCAGATTCCTAATATTGCTGATCGCCGTTATCCGGCCGAATTGGCCGGCGAGCTTTATCCGAATGGCATTCCCATTCATGAGGAAAAAGAACTCATCGCACTCATTCAAAAACACAATATTCATCAGGTCATCTTTTCCTACAGCGATGTTTCGCATCAATATGTCATGCACAAAGGATGCGAGGTTCTCGCTGCAGGAGCGGATTACCGTCTGATCAGTCCGACCTCCACCATGCTCATATCCAAAAGACCGGTTGTGTCTGTGTGCGCTGTTCGCACTGGTAGTGGAAAGAGCCAGACCACGCGCAAAGTTGCGGAGATCCTGAAGAACTCCGGCAAGAAGGTCTGTGTCGTTCGCCACCCAATGCCTTATGGGGACCTCGTCGCGCAGCGAGTGCAACGCTTTGCCACTATGGAAGATTTGGACAGGTACGATTGCACGATTGAAGAGCGGGAAGAATACGAACCTCATCTCACAAGAGGGATTGTAGTATTCGCCGGTGTCGACTATCAGGCGATTCTGGATGAGGTGGAAAAGGAAGCCGAAATCGTTCTCTGGGATGGTGGAAACAATGACACGCCTTTTTTCAAATCGGATCTGGAAATTGTAGTTGCTGATCCGCACAGACCCGGCCACGAATTGAGCTACTATCCAGGCGAAGTTAATTTCCGGCGAGCGAACGTGATCGTGATCAACAAAATGGATACTTCCTCGTTCGACAATGTGAACACTGTGCGAGCGAATATTCGCAAAATAAATCCCAAGGCCATTGTTGTGGATGGCGCATCACCGATTTTCTTGGAGAATCCGTCTGCCATCTTCAACAAGAGAGTGCTGGTGATCGAAGATGGACCGACCTTAACGCATGGCGAAATGAAGTACGGCGCGGGAATCTTGGCGGCAAAGAAATTTGCGGCGAGCGCAATTGTGGATCCCAGACCCTATGCTGTCGGTTCGATAGCGGAGACGTTCCGGATTTATCCGGACATTGGCACGTTGCTGCCTGCTATGGGATATGGCGGTAAGCAGATGAAGGATTTGGAAGACACCATCAATCGCGCAGACTGCGACGTGGTAATCATAGCGACTCCGGTCGATTTGCGGCGTTTGGTGAAGTTCAACAAGCCTGCTGTCCGCGTGACCTACGAGCTGCAGGCGATCGGATCTCCTACAATGGAAGATGTGTTGAAGCCTTTCTGTTCCTGATCCTCGATACGAATCATGAGAAATCCAGTTGCGGTGATTGCTTTCGGCGGGAATGCGATCCTGAAAGAAGGGGAAAGAGGCACACAGGAAGAGCAGATCCGGCACTGTGATGAAGCCGCCGACTTGATGGCTCAGATTGTTCAACGCGGATACGATCTGGTCATTGTTCATGGAAACGGCCCACAGGTGGGAAACATCCTGATTCAAATGGAAGAGGCCGTGAACAAAGTTCCCCCTTTTTCGCTGGACGTCTGCGTCGCCGTTTCGGAAGGAAGCATGGGTTACCTGCTGGAGCGCTCTCTGCGCAATCAGTTCAGGAAGCGCAGTTTGAAGAAGGAAGCGGCTACGCTGATTACGCAGGTGATGGTGGATCCGCGAGACCCTGCGTTTGAGAATCCTAGCAAACCGATCGGTCCTTTCTTTACTGCGTATCGGGCAGCCGTGCTGAAGAAAGAAAAGCGCTGGCCGATGGTGGAAGATAGTGGAAGAGGGTATCGCAGAGTTGTTGCCTCACCTTTGCCACAGCGAATCATCAATCTGGAAATCGTCAAATCGCTGATCAACAACGGAACCTGTGTCATTGCTGCAGGCGGTGGAGGGATTCCTGCTTACTATGACGGCTACGATAACATCAAGGGAGTCGAAGCTGTGATCGACAAGGATTACACAAGTAGCTTGATCGCGTCTGAATTAAGAGCAGATCTATTCGTGATCCTGACAAACGTCGAGTTCGTTTCTATCCATTTTGGCAAAAAAAATCAAAAGAATCTGACGCGGGTTCGTTTGAAAGAGATGAAACGTTTTTATGACAGAGGTCATTTTCCACCCGGAAGCATGGGGCCTAAAATAAAAGCGGCAATCGATTTTATTGAAAATGGGGGAAAAGAAGTGATCGTCACTTCAGCAAAAGAATTAATACGCGCGATGAAAGGTCAATCGGGGACGCACATTGTGAGGTAACGATGAAGACCAAGAATGCGGCCGGGACGCCCGCGGTACGGCACTTTTTAAGTTTGAAAGATGTTTCTTCCGGTCAATGGAAGGAGATTTTTGACTTAAGCGCCGATGTGAAGAAAAATCCACAAAAGTACAGCCAGGCGCTCGCCGGAAAAACGCTGGGAATGATTTTTCAAAAGTCGTCGACCCGCACCCGTGTTTCTTTTGAAGTCGGAATGTTTCAATTGGGCGGTCACGCTCTGTTTTTGAGCTCCAACGATATTCAGATCGGGCGAGGGGAAACGATTGCGGACACAGCGCGCGTTCTTTCACGCATGGTCGATATCATCATGGCGCGTGTTTTCGGTCATAACATTGTGGAAGACCTGGCAAAGTATGCAGCCGTTCCGGTGATCAACGGACTCTCCGATTTTTCGCATCCGTGTCAGGGCGTTGCGGATTACTTCACGTTGTATGAAAGATGGGGAGACTGCAAAGGACGCAAAATCGCGTACATTGGTGATGGCAACAATGTTTGTCATTCGCTGCTGTTCGGAGCGGCAGCATTAGGAATGCGCATTAGTGTCGGCGCTCCGGACGGCTACAAACCGGATCAAGGTGTGGTGGATTTTAGCCGGGACCTGGCCACAAAAACCGGTGGATCGGTGACGGTTGTGACGGATCCACGCGAAGCGATTCGCGATGCAGATGCTGTATACACGGATGTGTGGGCATCGATGGGTCAAGAAAAAGAATATCACGAACGAAAAGCAATCTTTGGCGGCTATCAAGTGAATGAAAAACTTTTCGCGTGGGCAAAACCGGATGCACTCTTTTTGCATTGCCTTCCTGCGCATCGCGGTGATGAAGTCACCGATGAAGTGATCGATAGCCCGAATGCAGTGGTGTGGGATGAGGCGGAAAACCGCCTGCATTGCCAAAAGGCCATACTCTTACTCTTGACAGGTAATTTTTAACGCAGAGACGCAGAGAAGCAGAGAATTCAAAGTCCGTTCACAACTCGGTGAATACCGTCCTTCATCAGTCTCTTACCGAAATTAAGCACCATCCCTACTTTTAAGCGACTCAAACGCAAGTATGTTAGTAGCTGTGATTGAAAAATTCTATCGTCTTGGATTGTAGCCTTATTCTCAACCAGAACCTTTCGTTGCACCATTAGATCGATTTTCAAAGGATGGCCGAGAGTGTTTCCCTTGTAACGAATGGGCAATATGACCTGCCGCAACACGTTAAGTCCTCGTCTTTCAAGTTCCCATACCAAAGCCTCTTCATATACACACTCCAACAATCCTGGGCCACCTAAAACGCGGTGAACCTCAATGGCACATTCGACAATTATTTTCGTAATTTCATTCTCTTTCATCTCTGCGTCCCTGCGTCTCTGCGTTTAAATCTTCCTCATTTTGGGTGGTTGACCAGGCGGGGGTGGGAAGAGCTTCTTCTTCCAGCGTTTCCACACGATAAGCAGGGGGAGGCGGGGAGGGTTTCGGTTCCGGAGAGGAGGGAGCAAGCAGAACACCGATGATGGTTCCGGCACAAAGGGGAAAAATCCATTCGGCGGGAATTCGCTGCAAAAGGCCGGTGGTTACCTGTTGGACCTGATGTGTTGTGGTTGTCCGCGAATCGGATATGTGCCCACACACCCACAGCAAGAACAGCAATTTGTAGCAAGGAATTTTTGTAATTTCGCGATCCTGAAAAATTTGATCCAAGGTGCTTCCTGATTGCAAGTACATCCAGATTCTTCTTTCTTCCTCATTGAAGCGGGACAGGTCCGGTTTTGCCGAAAGAATCCGAAAGGGAGGCTTCAGGTCCTCAATCGCACGAATCGCAGTCGGTATTGTGATTGAATTCCTGTTGGCCTGCATCAAAATATCGGCCAGTGGTCGGTCACACCGAATAAACTCCGGATTCATGATTCCGGAGTTTACAGACCAGAACAGGTGGATGGAAGGTTCAAACAAATAATCTGTGCACGCGATCCAATGCTGGTAAATGCTTTTCGCGAAATCCTCTTCATTGAGAAGATGCTGTCGCAACAAAACAGAACCAAAGGGCTTTGTGTGATCGACCTGCCTCTTTACGCTTGAGAGCCTGGTTGGCTCAATGATCCGCTGTTCTTCAAAAAAATTCGTTAAAGAGGCTTCCGGGAAAGTCGAATGAATACAGACTAGCAATCCCTTATCAATGGTCCAGTGAAGGTAGTTTTTGCCTGCCTGCAGAACAATCACACCACTTCTCTTTTGAGTGATGATGCCTCGAACCAGCTGCCATCGATTTACGGAATCTAACGCCATTTTTCCATTCCTTCCACAACCTGCACGAATGGGAAAGAAATGAAAAGAGGATGAGTCCTCCGGCAAGCTTCGAAATGCAGCTGAATAATGTCAGGCGCAACGCTCATCGGGCCTTGAACTCCAACTGTTCCCCGCAACCACACAATCTTTTCATCCTTGTTTAGCGCTTCCAGTAGCTCCTTCTTTTTTGCCGGTTCCATCAAAAAAACTGAACTCTGTATTTCTGAAATCCAGGATTGCTTTTCAACATCAGACAACGAAAGAGAACCGGTATCCACATGAAGAGATGGTTTGCCCGACGAGAATAAACATGCTTCGATTCGAGCGCTGCTTTTTTCCGGTAATACGTGAATTGTGTTTGCTGAGATCAAACAAATTCCGTGTTCATTCTCACCTCCTTCAAATCTCTGGATGTCACTTTTGAGCAGAATGTCCGCATTGGAAGCGATGTACAGCGGGGCATCCGGCTTCGGTGAAGGAAGATGCGGCAGTTCGCGATACGTCTGATGGATGTGCAGATTGTCATCGAATATCAGAATCAGGTTTGCAGCATCACCCAATGGATTGTTTTTGTATTTCACTTTCCATGCATCACCGGATTTTGTCAGTACCAGTTGATCGAGATCCAGCTCGTAGTGATCCGACTGCCAGAATCGTGGATCTTTAGCAGTTATGGTGAAACCTCCCGATTTCCATCCGGCCGGAATGAGAGTGTCCAGAGAAGGGAAATCGATCCATGGAGAGGTTTTTCTTCTGTACGTGGCAAGGTTCGACGGAGCCACTTCATTATGAACTTGCGCGCGAAATAGAGCCGGACCATTCAGCGTCAATCCGGACCGCACAAATACGAAACCATCGAATAGTGTAGAAGTGTT contains these protein-coding regions:
- a CDS encoding class I SAM-dependent methyltransferase, producing MEEWQLQVYKKSLKKKEKIDLLLRSLNDLKGKTCLEVGCARGTVSHFLRSAGGAWLHADTDKSNVQAAISLVKDGVLQIPPNVLPFPDSSFDVIVSLDYLEHVHDDDAAMSELWRVLKPAGRLLISTPTTGPTFLLNKVKPKIGLTLDKYGHVREGYDLGDLRARLKQQGYDILSSTTYSRFFTEFIEMGINFAFVKLLGKGMEGEAGKRDGNITIGSKESFQKHQGSMKLYSLAYPILFAFTRLDKLLPWQGYALFIEARKPAQ
- a CDS encoding cyclic 2,3-diphosphoglycerate synthase; this encodes MGAAGRDFHNFNVLFRKDPTVEVVAFTATQIPNIADRRYPAELAGELYPNGIPIHEEKELIALIQKHNIHQVIFSYSDVSHQYVMHKGCEVLAAGADYRLISPTSTMLISKRPVVSVCAVRTGSGKSQTTRKVAEILKNSGKKVCVVRHPMPYGDLVAQRVQRFATMEDLDRYDCTIEEREEYEPHLTRGIVVFAGVDYQAILDEVEKEAEIVLWDGGNNDTPFFKSDLEIVVADPHRPGHELSYYPGEVNFRRANVIVINKMDTSSFDNVNTVRANIRKINPKAIVVDGASPIFLENPSAIFNKRVLVIEDGPTLTHGEMKYGAGILAAKKFAASAIVDPRPYAVGSIAETFRIYPDIGTLLPAMGYGGKQMKDLEDTINRADCDVVIIATPVDLRRLVKFNKPAVRVTYELQAIGSPTMEDVLKPFCS
- the arcC gene encoding carbamate kinase; the encoded protein is MRNPVAVIAFGGNAILKEGERGTQEEQIRHCDEAADLMAQIVQRGYDLVIVHGNGPQVGNILIQMEEAVNKVPPFSLDVCVAVSEGSMGYLLERSLRNQFRKRSLKKEAATLITQVMVDPRDPAFENPSKPIGPFFTAYRAAVLKKEKRWPMVEDSGRGYRRVVASPLPQRIINLEIVKSLINNGTCVIAAGGGGIPAYYDGYDNIKGVEAVIDKDYTSSLIASELRADLFVILTNVEFVSIHFGKKNQKNLTRVRLKEMKRFYDRGHFPPGSMGPKIKAAIDFIENGGKEVIVTSAKELIRAMKGQSGTHIVR
- the argF gene encoding ornithine carbamoyltransferase; this encodes MKTKNAAGTPAVRHFLSLKDVSSGQWKEIFDLSADVKKNPQKYSQALAGKTLGMIFQKSSTRTRVSFEVGMFQLGGHALFLSSNDIQIGRGETIADTARVLSRMVDIIMARVFGHNIVEDLAKYAAVPVINGLSDFSHPCQGVADYFTLYERWGDCKGRKIAYIGDGNNVCHSLLFGAAALGMRISVGAPDGYKPDQGVVDFSRDLATKTGGSVTVVTDPREAIRDADAVYTDVWASMGQEKEYHERKAIFGGYQVNEKLFAWAKPDALFLHCLPAHRGDEVTDEVIDSPNAVVWDEAENRLHCQKAILLLLTGNF
- a CDS encoding GxxExxY protein, with amino-acid sequence MKENEITKIIVECAIEVHRVLGGPGLLECVYEEALVWELERRGLNVLRQVILPIRYKGNTLGHPLKIDLMVQRKVLVENKATIQDDRIFQSQLLTYLRLSRLKVGMVLNFGKRLMKDGIHRVVNGL